The Pyrenophora tritici-repentis strain M4 chromosome 10, whole genome shotgun sequence genome contains a region encoding:
- a CDS encoding PAS-9 domain containing protein — protein MAPDTDAHPEHNGSGGAFNEPLVLDFATMQNGPDSNYKSAPLTPVTSSADPERRGSWLSDDEYSAPAPTIDFARRDIHIPSRTRRLSEEPTSPIKSIMAEMQQSRTRSSSYVSNATLSKLQSLHGAGNGPTAVRSSADSVISYESVAPSIVTQHLPPLQQKGGVLDDGDRLSPLLEDDPQSFDLVCAPMENHRQFSLEDRSEQLFSKQHLEAIFADTASLLRFSSFLSVARPKSVPTLIYYLDALKALRAISYANAVAEALEPIEGLDFTDTPARTTINTVLEEKASRAFDILVRDDLPAFITHVFIQVVSVSIAKRVTGNLPPMLREASEGLAEVFCLTDPSRTDNPIIFASEEFHRTTQYGVGYAIGRNCRFLQGPKTSRSTVARFGKAAREGKDHSEVLLNYRRDGSPFMNLLMMAPLLDSRGNLRYFIGAQIDVSGLVKDNTDLEAFRRMLDQEEGREEKPQQKDEFQALSEMFNNTELDTVRKHGGNMHREQIEEQDDASMHHKPRLLIQDQSTFDVDRAETPASKPDGRLSGPYKHYLIVRPAPSLRILFTSPSLRVPGILQSRFLDRIGGSNRVRDSLSDALADGSRGVTAKIRWLPHAVPDLEDSNEEGRPRWIHCTPLLGQNGAVGVWMVVLVDEKEHSHPNRRFRQAPPIPNDIRGNSLAQNSSRRQNGRFNDFDDRDTHSSRGGSPFMNGHGHSNGAPRVSHLEALRNPSSPRRAQSPLAYEQRGLTSASSSVKDYFNGAQASVDSFRI, from the exons ATGGCACCGGATACGGACGCCCATCCAGAACATAACGGCAGTGGCGGTGCGTTTAATGAACCACTGGTCCTCGATTTCGCAACCATGCAAAATGGTCCTGATTCAAATTACAAAAGTGCCCCTCTTACACCCGTCACTAGCTCTGCCGATCCAGAGCGCAGAGGGAGTTGGCTCTCGGATGATGAATACTCGGCGCCCGCACCAACGATAGACTTTGCAAGACGGGACATTCATATTCCCTCAAGGACCAG GCGACTGAGCGAAGAACCAACGTCACCAATCAAGTCCATCATGGCAGAAATGCAACAATCGCGTACCCGGAGCAGTTCCTATGTATCGAATGCAACACTATCCAAGTTGCAGTCTTTGCATGGCGCAGGTAACGGACCGACAGCAGTGCGAAGTTCGGCCGACTCTGTCATATCATACGAGTCTGTGGCACCGTCCATAGTAACACAACATCTTCCACCACTGCAGCAGAAAGGCGGCGTGCTGGACGATGGCGACCGACTTTCGCCATTACTAGAAGATGATCCTCAGTCGTTCGACCTGGTCTGTGCACCTATGGAGAACCATCGACAGTTCTCGCTTGAGGACAGGTCCGAACAGCTCTTCTCGAAACAGCATCTGGAGGCCATCTTTGCCGATACTGCATCTTTACTTCGCTTTTCGTCTTTCCTTAGTGTCGCTCGACCCAAATCAGTCCCTACGCTGATATATTACCTCGATGCCCTGAAAGCTCTACGCGCCATCAGCTACGCCAATGCAGTTGCCGAAGCATTAGAGCCCATTGAGGGCCTTGACTTCACTGACACTCCAGCGCGAACTACCATCAACACCGTGTTGGAGGAAAAGGCTAGTCGGGCCTTTGATATTCTTGTCCGGGACGACCTACCGGCATTCATTACTCATGTCTTCATTCAAGTTGTTAGCGTCAGCATCGCAAAGCGTGTCACAGGAAACCTGCCTCCAATGCTACGTGAAGCCAGTGAGGGCTTGGCCGAGGTTTTCTGTCTTACCGACCCCTCAAGAACTGACAATCCCATCATCTTCGCCTCTGAAG AGTTCCACCGGACAACCCAATACGGCGTCGGCTATGCAATTGGCCGCAACTGTCGCTTCCTCCAAGGCCCCAAAACAAGTCGGAGTACTGTAGCTCGCTTTGGTAAAGCTGCACGCGAGGGTAAAGATCATAGCGAAGTTCTGCTGAACTA CCGCCGTGACGGTTCTCCATTCATGAACCTCTTGATGATGGCACCCCTGCTTGACTCGCGAGGAAACCTCCGCTACTTCATCGGCGCTCAAATCGATGTCTCTGGCCTTGTCAAGGACAATACCGATCTCGAGGCGTTTAGGCGTATGCTTGATCAAGAAGAAGGCCGCGAGGAGAAGCCTCAGCAGAAAGACGAGTTCCAGGCGCTTAGTGAAATGTTCAACAACACAGAGTTGGACACTGTGCGTAAACATGGCGGCAACATGCACAGGGAACAGATAGAGGAACAAGACGATGCAAGCATGCATCACAAGCCTAGATTGCTGATTCAGGATCAGTCGACGTTTGATGTTGACAGGGCGGAGACACCAGCATCGAAGCCTGACGGCAGATTGTCTGGCCCTTACAAGCAT TACCTTATCGTCCGCCCAGCACCCTCTCTCCGCATCCTCTTCACATCGCCATCCCTTCGCGTTCCAGGCATTCTGCAATCGCGTTTCCTTGACCGCATCGGCGGCAGCAATCGCGTCCGTGACTCGCTCAGCGATGCGCTTGCAGACGGTTCACGTGGCGTTACAGCAAAAATCCGCTGGCTACCGCATGCGGTCCCTGATCTCGAAGATTCAAACGAGGAGGGTCGGCCGCGATGGATTCACTGTACTCCTTTGCTTGGGCAGAATGGAGCGGTGGGTGTATGGATGGTAGTCCTTGTTGATGAAAAGGAGCATTCACATCCCAATCGCCGCTTCCGCCAGGCACCGCCCATCCCGAACGATATCCGCGGCAATTCGCTAGCTCAAAACTCGTCAAGACGCCAAAATGGGCGATTCAATGATTTTGACGATAGGGACACACACTCATCGCGCGGGGGTTCTCCTTTCATGAACGGTCATGGTCACAGCAACGGCGCACCGCGTGTTTCACACCTCGAAGCACTGCGCAATCCTTCCAGTCCTCGTCGAGCACAGAGCCCGTTGGCGTACGAACAGCGAGGCCTCACTTCAGCGTCCTCGTCGGTCAAGGACTATTTCAACGGTGCGCAGGCCAGTGTAGACTCTTTCCGCATCTGA
- a CDS encoding putative 2og-fe oxygenase superfamily protein — MAPLTEVTGRVEWNGKQVPVYDMETIDFSAILSQEPAELDKLLQCCKDEGFFYLDLNNVDGRRFIDDHQELLKLMHRFFEAPIEVKNEYGLISPHLGYEPVGSRNGVLEDTRDGYEMVKVSRDEIQRESPHIPRNIKNSTDLKTLENAISGNNIIGKAILAALSTASGLTGTKRFENLHRNHRPSTSTLSMMHYIPSNPSKDGNVGHQKHTDISSLTILFTEQWGLQIRPPGTKEFGFVEPKRGQAIINVGDSLRFASEHTFQSCIHRVVPYDYTEHRYSVAYFLRAEDETMFQDSEGRYVTSRQWHDEKFMAFLASPADQAAAPSSLLLGGMQEDDTDVYRAKPVTVEKGNNDVKVAAVEVSA, encoded by the exons ATGGCTCCTTTGACAGAGGTCACCGGTAGGGTTGAGTGGAATGGGAAACAGGTCCCAGTTTACGATATGGAAACCATCGACTTCTCGGCCATCCTTTCACAAGAACCTGCCGAGCTCGACAAGCTTCTCCAGTGCTGCAAAGACGAAGGTTTCTTCTACCTTGACCTGAACAATGTCGATGGGCGTCGCTTCATCGACGACCACCAAGAGTTATTGAAGCTCATGCATCGGTTCTTCGAAGCTCCCATCGAAGTCAAGAACGAATACGGACTCATCTCCCCTCATCTTGG ATACGAACCTGTTGGCTCGCGAAATGGAGTACTCGAGGACACAAGAGACGGCTATGAAATGGTCAAGGTCTCGCGTGATGAGATTCAGCGCGAATCTCCCCACATTCCACGCAACATCAAGAATAGTACCGACCTAAAGACCCTCGAGAACGCCATCTCTGGCAATAACATCATTGGCAAAGCCATCTTGGCAGCTCTCTCCACAGCTTCCGGTCTCACAGGCACGAAGCGCTTCGAGAATTTGCATCGCAACCATCGCCCTTCGACCAGCACCTTGTCCATGATGCACTACATTCCATCTAACCCTTCTAAAGATGGCAACGTCGGTCACCAGAAGCACACGGATATCAGCTCGCTCACTATTCTCTTCACTGAGCAATGGGGTCTTCAGATCCGCCCACCTGGTACCAAGGAGTTCGGCTTTGTCGAGCCCAAGCGAGGTCAGGCCATCATCAACGTCGGCGATTCTCTACGATTTGCTAGCGAACACACCTTCCAGTCATGCATCCACCGTGTTGTACCATACGACTACACGGAGCACCGTTACTCGGTTGCATACTTTCTCCGTGCCGAGGATGAGACCATGTTTCAAGATAGCGAAGGCAGGTACGTTACTTCGCGTCAGTGGCATGACGAGAAGTTTATGGCGTTCCTTGCGTCGCCTGCGGATCAGGCAGCTGCCCCAAGTTCTTTGTTACTGGGAGGCATGCAGGAGGATGACACTGATGTCTACAGGGCGAAGCCTGTCACTGTGGAgaagggaaataacgatgTCAAAGTGGCTGCTGTTGAGGTCAGCGCTTAG
- a CDS encoding MFS-1 multi-domain protein has product MAEKTISNLDRRPSESTTDTESYEPRQQEGGYAAWSTVMGSVLIYYAASGLMNSFGFFQDYYSKELLHHIPAPNIAFIGTLQMALCNIFASISGALCDRYGVKVSILHQPSADGELTKSQYLYIGSGTGMVVSLLILTYIPTSQFLLVLMTQGLMLGLSTAFAVQPALTVVGQHFKDKRALVMSLVCIGSSLGGIGFPLMFNKLVPRLGFANALRIACLKIALCYSIALFLSTSKHSNNPERKSRTPLIDFGGFRDFRYAVLCVGMWFTILGLWIPAYYIKTYTAAAYGNNDISQYFLCIINGCSIVGAIFAGTMGDRIGRLNLLWPMVLMSGCLCLFLWLLSTSMPTLVLFISMYGFFSSSVSALPASIIGQITPDDKLGARTGAFFSLISAASLGGTPIAGALISDANSRDGYRWLILFSGTALVLGSVFMLASRLLHTQDLRKKW; this is encoded by the exons ATGGCTGAGAAGACCATCTCCAATCTCGACCGCCGTCCTTCAGAGAGCACCACAGATACCGAATCATATGAGCCAAGACAGCAGGAGGGTGGCTACGCAGCCTGGTCCACAGTCATGGGCTCTGTTCTCATTTACTATGCTGCTTCCGGTCTCATGAACAGTTTCGGGTTCTTCCAGGATTACTATAGCAAAGAGCTCCTTCATCATATCCCTGCACCAAACATCGCGTTCATTGGAACTTTGCAGATGGCATTATGCAATATCTTTGCATCAATCTCTGGCGCTCTATGCGATCGGTACGGCGTGAAAGTCAGTATCCTCCATCAACCTTCCGCAGACGGAGAGCTTACCAAATCCCAGTACCTCTATATTGGCTCAGGCACCGGCATGGTGGTTTCCCTTCTAATTCTGACTTACATACCAACCTCCCAATTTCTGCTAGTCCTCATGACCCAAGGTCTCATGCTTGGTCTGTCAACCGCCTTCGCCGTCCAACCCGCACTCACTGTCGTGGGCCAGCACTTCAAAGACAAACGCGCGCTTGTCATGAGTCTAGTCTGTATAGGGTCTTCACTGGGCGGTATTGGCTTTCCACTCATGTTCAACAAACTGGTTCCCCGATTGGGCTTCGCAAACGCTCTTCGTATCGCTTGCTTGAAGATTGCACTGTGCTATTCCATTGCGCTGTTTCTTTCTACGAGTAAGCACAGTAATAACCCTGAGCGTAAGAGCCGAACGCCTTTGATAGACTTTGGGGGGTTTCGAGACTTTCGATATGCAGTACTTTGTGTGGGTATGTGGTTTACTATCCTCGGTTTGTGGATTCCGGCATACTATATCA AAACATACACGGCTGCCGCATATGGAAACAACGACATCAGCCAGTATTTCTTATGCATAATAAATGGCTGCAGCATCGTTGGCGCAATATT TGCTGGTACCATGGGCGATCGAATCGGCCGTCTGAACCTCCTATGGCCTATGGTCTTGATGTCTGGCTGCCTATGTCTCTTCCTCTGGCTTCTCAGCACCTCGATGCCCACTCTAGTTCTCTTTATCAGCATGTACGGCTTCTTCAGCAGTAGTGTATCAGCTCTGCCGGCGTCAATCATCGGCCAAATTACACCAGACGATAAATTGGGCGCTCGCACTGGGGCTTTCTTCAGCCTCATTTCTGCTGCAAGTCTAGGAGGAACACCAATTGCGGGTGCGCTGATCAGTGACGCAAACAGTAGAGATGGGTATAGATGGCTAATCTTGTTTTCG GGAACTGCATTGGTTTTGGGTTCAGTGTTCATGCTAGCCAGCCGGTTGCTACATACTCAAGATCTTCGCAAGAAGTGGTGA
- a CDS encoding N-acetylated-alpha-linked acidic dipeptidase 2 produces the protein MLLVLALLASSTVHACDCNKPNLFRHHDRHLQRRDTTPVFPPILTPNEELLVASFDNTSIASWSSYYTHRRNLAGESDAVPKWTAEKWAKNGFDTRLDSYHVYLDYPVHRSIALDYGNGSTYHATLEEEIVEEDQTTGYTNRVPAFHAYSGSGNASATYVYVGRASQEDFKRLITLGIDLKGKIALAKYGGPYRGVKVKNAQIFGMIGVVIFTDPVDDRNMTAKSYAAYPEGPARNPSSIQRGSVVDLSTYPGDPTTPGYPSKEDVLRMGKKTVPSIPSLPISWVEAKPLLVALNGHGVDAKAVSRANWVGAIDGVEYSTGPSKATLSLSNIMQDEINWIHNAIGIINGTNEDEAVIVGNHHDSWMIGGAADPHSGSAILIELSHAIGVLLKTGWKPKRTIVLCSWDAEEYGLVGSTEWVEENTPWLKDSVVSYLNIDVGIAGTVPDFGATPDLYALTTSTARKVVWPHGQNRTMYDIWEEKAGEIDPLGAQSDYTAFVHRAGVSAIDIGTTRTPLDPIYHTHSNFDSFHWMTKFADPEFDMHKSIGQFLTLMLYRLVDDEVVPLEPSNYGVEMHAWLERLHRDVSSANATRLVDLSQLEGAVATFQQAAQKFNTARQMAVSSESKLQVRQLNLKARDFGRGFISQGGLPGRDFYQHQIFAPGIDSGYAAVTYPGVTEAIAAGNFTLATEYIDRVAKAVLASANILAP, from the exons ATGCTTCTGGTCTTGGCCCTGCTCGCTTCGAGCACTGTTCATGCATGCGACTGCAACAAACCGAACCTATTCCGTCATCATGACCGCCATTTGCAACGCCGCGACACCACGCCCGTCTTCCCACCGATCCTGACTCCCAATGAAGAATTATTGGTGGCATCCTTCGATAACACGTCGATAGCATCATGGTCGAGTTACTACA CCCATAGGAGAAATCTCGCTGGCGAAAGCGACGCGGTGCCGAAATGGACTGCCGAGAAGTGGGCCAAAAATGGGTTTGATACTAGATTGGATAGCTATC ACGTTTATCTTGACTATCCTGTCCACAGATCAATCGCGCTTGACTATGGCAACGGGAGCACATATCACGCAACGCTGGAAGAGGAAATAGTTGAGGAGGACCAAACTACTGGATATACCAACAGGGTGCCTGCGTTCCACGCATATTCAGGCTCCGGCAATGCGTCCGCCACGTACGTCTACGTTG GAAGGGCATCGCAAGAAGACTTCAAACGCCTTATAACTCTCGGCATAGACCTGAAGGGTAAAATCGCGCTTGCCAAGTATGGTGGCCCATATCGGGGTGTCAAAGTCAAGAATGCGCAGATATTTGGTATGATCGGCGTGGTCATTTTCACGGACCCGGTCGACGATAGAAACATGACAGCGAAGAGCTACGCTGCCTACCCAGAAGGTCCTGCAAGAAACCCTAGCAGTATTCAGAGAGGCAGTGTCGTAGATCTTAGCACGTATCCAGGGGATCCCACAACGCCCGGATATCCTTCGAAAGAAGATGTGCTGAGGATGGGGAAGAAAACTGTGCCTAGTATTCCAAGCTTGCCTATCTCATGGGTTGAGGCGAAACCGCTTTTAGTTGCGTTGAATGGGCATGGTGTCGATGCGAAAGCCGTTAGTCGCGCGAATTGGGTCGGTGCGATTGATGGGGTTGAGTATAGTACTGGCCCATCCAAAGCTACACTTTCCCTGAGCAATATCATGCAAGATGAAATCAATTGGATACATAATGCTATCGGAATTATTAATGGTACCAACGAAGACGAGGCAGTCATTGTTGGAAATCATCACGACTCGTGGATGATTGGTGGCGCTG CGGACCCTCACTCCGGTTCAGCAATTCTGATCGAGTTATCACATGCAATTGGCGTTCTTCTGAAAACTGGATGGAAGCCAAAGCGAACCATCGTGCTCTGTAGCTGGGATGCCGAAGAATACGGCCTAGTAGGAAG TACCGAATGGGTCGAAGAAAATACACCCTGGCTCAAAGACTCTGTAGTGTCGTACCTGAACATCGATGTCGGAATCGCAGGCACTGTTCCCGACTTTGGTGCAACGCCCGATCTCTACGCCCTCACCACCTCGACCGCGCGAAAGGTGGTCTGGCCACATGGCCAAAACCGCACAATGTACGATATCTGGGAAGAGAAGGCTGGCGAAATCGACCCTCTAGGCGCACAAAGTGATTACACGGCTTTTGTTCACCGCGCAGGAGTTTCTGCTATCGATATAGGTACCACGCGAACGCCCCTCGACCCCATCTACCATACGCATTCGAATTTTGATAGCTTTCACTGGATGACCAAGTTTGCAGATCCGGAGTTTGATATGCACAAGTCGATTGGGCAGTTTCTCACGTTGATGCTGTATCGACTGGTGGATGACGAGGTTGTGCCGCTTGAGCCCTCGAACTATGGGGTGGAGATGCATGCGTGGCTCGAAAGGCTTCACCGAGATGTCTCGTCAGCAAATGCGACTAGGCTAGTCGATCTTTCTCAGCTTGAAGGTGCGGTTGCCACCTTCCAGCAAGCGGCACAGAAATTCAATACAGCTCGACAGATGGCGGTTAGCTCGGAGAGTAAGCTACAGGTCAGGCAGCTTAACCTGAAGGCACGGGACTTTGGACGCGGTTTCATCAGCCAAGGCGGGCTTCCTGGAAGAGACTTCTACCAGCACCAAATTTTTGCTCCTGGTATCGACAGTGGTTATGCTGCTGTCACCTATCCGGGTGTGACAGAGGCTATTGCTGCGGGTAACTTCACCCTGGCAACGGAATACATTGACAGGGTGGCAAAAGCAGTCTTGGCTTCTGCCAATATTCTTGCACCATGA
- a CDS encoding N-acetyltransferase 5 — MATIRPMSPDDLLKITVTNLDPLTETYNIGFYLEYLTKWPELCQVIEGFNGSIEGYILGKLESSPYDPPIAPYKPSTTGVKYPNYLPWHGHITALTVAPSARRLGHATALSSALVQASDAADAWFVDLFVRKSNEAAKDLYRKMGYSVYRVVKGYYNDNEDALDMRKSCSRDKKGECVRTDGEKYMVSAEDVW, encoded by the exons ATGGCAACGATACGACCCATGTCCCCTGACGATCTCTTGAAGATTACAGTCACAAATCTCGATCCGCTCACTGAAACATATAACATAGGTTTCTACCTTGAGTACCTGACCAAATGGCCCGAGCTATGCCAAGTTATAGAAGGATTCAACGGGAGTATTGAGGGTTACA TTCTAGGCAAGCTCGAGTCGTCGCCCTACGATCCCCCCATTGCACCCTACAAGCCTTCCACCACGGGCGTCAAGTACCCCAACTACCTGCCCTGGCACGGTCATATTACCGCTCTCACTGTCGCACCCTCCGCACGCCGGCTTGGTCATGCGACGGCCCTATCTTCGGCCTTGGTACAAGCCTCCGATGCTGCGGACGCGTGGTTTGTGGACTTGTTTGTGCGCAAGAGCAACGAAGCCGCCAAGGACCTGTATCGAAAGATGGGGTACAGCGTTTACAGGGTGGTCAAAGGTTACTacaacgacaacgaggaTGCGCTGGACATGCGGAAGAGCTGTAGCAGGGATAAGAAGGGCGAGTGTGTTAGAACAGATGGGGAGAAGTACATGGTGTCTGCGGAGGACGTTTGGTGA